A genome region from Amblyraja radiata isolate CabotCenter1 chromosome 32, sAmbRad1.1.pri, whole genome shotgun sequence includes the following:
- the LOC116990694 gene encoding ganglioside GM2 activator-like, with protein MWTGRSKLRAARWPRFSWANCGSETAPAVLEALSIQPDPIVLPGNLQASATGSSSVILTTPLMANVTLYKEVGVWVEIPCIDEIGSCTYNDVCELLNMLIPPGQDCPEPLFTYGLPCHCPFKAGKYSLPNTNFNIPYVEFPYWMTNGNYKAKVILSSNGDQLACVKLTFSLKSE; from the exons ATGTGGACCGGTCGCAGCAAGCTGAGAGCCGCTCGCTG GCCACGTTTTTCCTGGGCTAACTGTGGGAGTGAGACGGCACCTGCAGTCCTTGAGGCTCTTTCAATTCAACCCGATCCAATCGTACTTCCTGGGAACCTTCAGGCCAGTGCAACAGGTTCCTCCAGCGTTATTCTTACAACACCTCTAATG GCTAACGTAACGTTGTATAAGGaagttggagtgtgggtggaaattcCGTGTATTGATGAAATTGGAAGCTGCACCTACAATGATGTCTGTGAACTGCTGAACATGTTGATCCCCCCTGGACAGGACTGCCCCGAACCACTGTTTACATACGGCCTTCCATGTCACTGTCCCTTTAAAGCG GGTAAGTACTCTCTGCCAAATACCAACTTCAACATCCCTTATGTTGAATTTCCGTACTGGATGACCAATGGGAACTACAAGGCTAAGGTAATCCTGAGCAGCAACGGAGATCAGCTGGCATGTGTCAAACTCACCTTCTCCCTGAAGAGTGAATGA
- the wdr31 gene encoding WD repeat-containing protein 31 isoform X1: MGKLQSKQKRNISRYRIDGLAGHSSSTQSVQQYSPAHNDAVTSITSLTSEQCVSGGKDKTVVIYNWKSGGVQQKFLGHERDVTKVTCIFQSNRIFSASRDKTALMWDVKGKAGPLQEFTGHELGVTGLAVSPGDFQLCTGSRDNSLRIWDVQTGICLQKSSISRNLVTHICWIPTESLVIQTSEDKMIRIWDVRELQVTHTFPMKQYIQTHCDTSPDGRYCITCSNGFEGEGCEATLWDLRQAKLKVCEYKGHLQSTAACIFLPSGTSSFPLVATSAHDCTVRIWNRDTAVCVGSLCLDGAGTLTSLVSSDAASLLCGSFNTGIHCLRLTHWNGCSLREVARF; the protein is encoded by the exons ATGGGGAAACTGCAAAGTAAGCAGAAACGCAACATATCACGATACAG GATTGATGGGCTTGCAGGCCACAGTTCCTCCACACAAAGTGTGCAACAATACAGCCCGGCACATAACGATGCCGTGACATCGATAACCTCCCTCACATCTGAACAATGCGTGTCTGGTGGAAAGGACAAG ACAGTGGTCATATATAACTGGAAGTCTGGTGGTGTACAGCAGAAATTCCTGGGGCATGAACGTGATGTCACCAAG GTAacgtgcatctttcaatcaaataGAATCTTCAGTGCTTCACGTGATAAAACTGCCCTGATGTGGGACGTGAAGGGTAAAGCTGGACCATTGCAGGAGTTTACTGGCCATGAACTGGGAGTGACAGGCCTAGCTGTGAGCCCAG GTGACTTCCAATTGTGTACGGGCTCCCGGGATAACTCGTTGCGTATCTGGGATGTACAAACTGGAATCTGTCTACAAAAATCTTCCATTTCCAGGAATCTG GTGACACATATCTGCTGGATCCCCACAGAATCACTGGTCATTCAGACTTCAGAGGATAAGATGATCAG GATCTGGGATGTTCGTGAGCTCCAGGTGACCCATACCTTCCCCATGAAGCAGTACATACAGACACACTGTGACACCAGTCCTGATGGGCGATATTGCATCACCTGTAGCAACGGTTTTGAAGGCGAGGGATGTGAGGCCACA CTATGGGATTTAAGGCAGGCAAAACTTAAGGTGTGCGAATATAAGGGACATCTTCAGAGTACTGCAGCTTGCATCTTTCTCCCAAGTGGGACTTCTTCATTCCCTTTGGTTGCAACCTCTGCACATGACTGTACTGTGAGGATCTGGAATCGCGACACTGCAG TGTGTGTTGGCTCGCTCTGCCTGGATGGGGCCGGCACTCTGACATCGTTGGTCTCTAGTGATGCTGCTAGCCTCCTGTGTGGCAGCTTTAACACAGGAATTCACTGTCTCCGGCTGACCCATTGGAACGGCTGCAGCCTGAGAGAGGTGGCCAGGTTCTGA
- the wdr31 gene encoding WD repeat-containing protein 31 isoform X2 gives MGKLQSKQKRNISRYRIDGLAGHSSSTQSVQQYSPAHNDAVTSITSLTSEQCVSGGKDKTVVIYNWKSGGVQQKFLGHERDVTKVTCIFQSNRIFSASRDKTALMWDVKGKAGPLQEFTGHELGVTGLAVSPGDFQLCTGSRDNSLRIWDVQTGICLQKSSISRNLVTHICWIPTESLVIQTSEDKMIRIWDVRELQVTHTFPMKQYIQTHCDTSPDGRYCITCSNGFEGEGCEATLWDLRQAKLKVCEYKGHLQSTAACIFLPSGTSSFPLVATSAHDCTVRIWNRDTAGIVLVLNATLGVI, from the exons ATGGGGAAACTGCAAAGTAAGCAGAAACGCAACATATCACGATACAG GATTGATGGGCTTGCAGGCCACAGTTCCTCCACACAAAGTGTGCAACAATACAGCCCGGCACATAACGATGCCGTGACATCGATAACCTCCCTCACATCTGAACAATGCGTGTCTGGTGGAAAGGACAAG ACAGTGGTCATATATAACTGGAAGTCTGGTGGTGTACAGCAGAAATTCCTGGGGCATGAACGTGATGTCACCAAG GTAacgtgcatctttcaatcaaataGAATCTTCAGTGCTTCACGTGATAAAACTGCCCTGATGTGGGACGTGAAGGGTAAAGCTGGACCATTGCAGGAGTTTACTGGCCATGAACTGGGAGTGACAGGCCTAGCTGTGAGCCCAG GTGACTTCCAATTGTGTACGGGCTCCCGGGATAACTCGTTGCGTATCTGGGATGTACAAACTGGAATCTGTCTACAAAAATCTTCCATTTCCAGGAATCTG GTGACACATATCTGCTGGATCCCCACAGAATCACTGGTCATTCAGACTTCAGAGGATAAGATGATCAG GATCTGGGATGTTCGTGAGCTCCAGGTGACCCATACCTTCCCCATGAAGCAGTACATACAGACACACTGTGACACCAGTCCTGATGGGCGATATTGCATCACCTGTAGCAACGGTTTTGAAGGCGAGGGATGTGAGGCCACA CTATGGGATTTAAGGCAGGCAAAACTTAAGGTGTGCGAATATAAGGGACATCTTCAGAGTACTGCAGCTTGCATCTTTCTCCCAAGTGGGACTTCTTCATTCCCTTTGGTTGCAACCTCTGCACATGACTGTACTGTGAGGATCTGGAATCGCGACACTGCAGGTATTGTCCTTGTGCTGAATGCTACACTTGGAGTTATTTGA